The Devosia sp. MC521 genome has a segment encoding these proteins:
- a CDS encoding protein-glutamate O-methyltransferase encodes MGDLDHLSSVDYDRIANIISSQIGIRLPPAKQSMVEGRLRKRVRALSLKSFRTYGDYLFRQGGLDNELPYLIDAVTTNKTDFFRESDHFELMRSLMVPQLLKARLGEASPLLKVWSAASSTGAEAYTAAMVLAELQAQSKDFRYAILATDVSRSVLKIGQMAIYPEEQIAPVPKAMQSRYLMFSRRNGIRNDVRIVPELRQRVRFNYLNLMETSYPVDRDVDIIFLRNVLIYFEKNDQQAVIERLMSHLRPGGYLVLGHSESMIGTSAGFHQIAPAVFQKTTVAA; translated from the coding sequence GTGGGTGATTTGGATCACCTCTCCAGCGTCGACTATGACCGTATCGCGAACATTATCTCGTCGCAGATCGGCATTCGTTTGCCTCCGGCCAAACAGTCCATGGTGGAAGGGCGGCTGCGCAAGCGCGTCCGCGCGCTCTCGCTCAAGAGTTTCCGAACCTATGGCGATTACCTGTTTCGGCAGGGCGGGCTCGACAATGAGCTGCCCTATCTCATCGATGCGGTAACGACCAACAAAACCGATTTTTTCCGCGAAAGCGACCATTTTGAGCTGATGCGCAGCCTCATGGTCCCGCAACTCCTCAAGGCGCGACTGGGTGAAGCTTCGCCGCTGCTCAAAGTGTGGAGCGCAGCCAGCTCAACTGGAGCCGAGGCTTACACAGCCGCTATGGTGCTCGCCGAGTTGCAAGCCCAAAGCAAAGACTTCCGCTATGCGATCTTGGCGACGGATGTGTCGCGCTCGGTGCTCAAAATTGGCCAGATGGCGATTTATCCAGAAGAGCAAATTGCTCCCGTGCCAAAGGCGATGCAAAGCCGATATCTGATGTTTTCGCGTCGCAACGGCATCCGCAATGACGTGCGCATCGTCCCTGAACTGCGCCAGCGTGTGCGCTTCAACTATCTCAATCTGATGGAAACCAGCTATCCGGTTGACCGTGACGTGGACATCATCTTCCTGCGCAACGTTCTGATTTATTTTGAGAAAAACGATCAGCAGGCGGTCATAGAACGGCTGATGAGCCACCTTCGTCCGGGTGGGTATCTGGTTCTGGGCCATTCTGAATCCATGATTGGGACCTCGGCCGGTTTCCACCAAATCGCCCCTGCGGTGTTCCAGAAAACAACGGTAGCTGCATGA